The Methanobrevibacter sp. nucleotide sequence AGGAGGCTGTAGCAGACATTTTCGAAAGCCTTGACTTGGATTTGGATATATTGCACAGGCGTTCATATGAACTGTCCGGAGGTCAGAAGGTACGTGTAATGCTTGCTTTGATTCTGGTATCAAGGCCTAAGTTCCTGCTTTTAGATGAACCGTTCGGTGATTTGGATCCTGTTACATTAAGGGATGTGACAAACTCTCTTAAAAAGATTTCCCATGATTATGGCATTACAGTTGTAATGATTTCACATAACACTGACTTCATTAAAGAGCTGTCCAACAGAGCAATATTTATGGATGACGGAAAAATAATTGATGACAGTGAAAACATCGATGAAATTGTAGACAACTTCATTGATTTCTGCCATGCCGATTATCTTAAAGGGGAATAATCATGTTTAACGTGATTATGCTTCCTGTAGATGGTTCTGAATATGGTGATAAGGCGGCGGCTGTAGCTATTGATTTGGCAAAAAAATATTCCGCCAGAATTGCTGCTGTTCATGTCCTTGAAGAATTTTCATTTAACAGCTATGATTCCGAAGAGGATTCCGGTGATGAAATTTTGGCAAAAATCACTGAAAAGGCATCCGAAGTGGGTGTTGAAGTAACAGAACATCTGCTTACTGCAGACCCTTTAAGGGACATGAAATTCATTGTTGAGCAAACCCGCGCTGATTTGGTTGTTATCCATGCACATGGGGCAAACAATAACAGATTCGTATCATTTGAAGAAAACAATGTAAGTGATACACAGATAGGTTCTGTTTCTGAAAGACTTCTAAGAACATCTAATGTTCCAGTATTGTTGATAAAATAATACTGAAAAACTTATTTTTTTCTTATTTTGCTTATTTTTACTTATTTTTAACTAAACTTTTAAATATAATAAAAAACTTAGTATTCATAACATAAATTGTTTTATAAAAAGGAGATATTTATGATAGTGAAAGATTGGTGCTCATTCTGCGGAGAATGTGCTGGAGTATGTCCAAGAAATTTGATTCAAGTTAGGGAGTATTCATTAGTCTTTAACGATGATGACTGTAAAGATTGTGATACATGCATTAAAGCATGTCCAATTGATGCTTTAGAAAAAGAGGAATGATTATATGATTGAAACTGATGTAATAGTTGTTGGTTCAGGACCTGCAGGTTCCAGTGCAGCAAAACATGCTGCATTAGGCGGAGCAAAAGTTATTTTAATGGATAAGAAATCTGAAATAGGATCACCAAAAAGATGTGCTGAAGGAGTTTCAATTCAAGGACTTGAAAAATTAGGAATTGAACCGTCCCCTCGCTGGGTTACCCAGGAAATTCAGGGTGTAAGATTAGTAGCACCTGACAGTACTGACATCTGGTTAACCAAAGATGAAGTACAATTACCTGAAGCAGGTTACATTCTTGAAAGGAAAGTTTTCGATAAACATATGGCTATGGATGCAGCTAGAGCAGGTGCAGAAATCAAAATCAAGACTTTAGTAACCGGAATTGAAAAAATAGACAATGGTTACATTGTTGAAACAGAATGTATGGGCGAAAAAATAGATTACAAATGTAAAATCTTAATCGCCGCTGATGGTCCTGAAGGTCACGTTGCAAGATGGGCAGGATTAAGACCAGCTGCAAAAGCAAAAGAAATGGAATCCGGTGTACAATATGAAATGTGTAACGTGGAATTTGAAAGACCAGGAGTCATTGAATTCTACTTCGGATCTGTTGCACCTGGAGGATACGTCTGGATTTTCCCTAAAGGAGATGACATTGCAAACGTCGGTTTAGCTATTCTTCCTCACAAAGCTGAAAAAACCGCAAAAGAATACCTTGATGATTTCATTGCAAAATGTCCATATACCAAAAATGCCCAAGCTGTTGAATTGAACGTTGGTGGAGACCCTGTCGGCGGAATGACCAAAAAACTTTATGATGATAACATAATGGTTGTAGGAGACGCAGCAGGACAAGTTAACCCATTAACCGGTGGAGGAATCATTTCAGGTATGACCGGTGGAATGTGCGCAGGTCAGGTTGCTGCACAGGCTATCAAAGAGGACTGCTCTAAAAAATTCTTAAAACAGTACGATAAAATGGCTCATGAAGAATTGGACCATGAAATCAAAAGATACAAAAAAGTACAAGAATACCTTTTAACCTTATCTGATGAAGAACTTGACAGTATTGCTCATGCGTTTGAAAATGAAAGCTTTGAGAAAATTTCAACCACTGAAATTGTTAAAAAATTAATTAAAATATCTCCAAAAGCTTTACTTAAATTAGGTAAATTCGTATAGGTGTTCTAATGATTTTGGTTACTGGTGGAGCAGGTTATATTGGTTCCCATACCAATAAGGCATTGCATAATGCGGGATATGACACAGTTATAGTTGACAATCTCTGCAAAGGTTATGAAAATTTTGTCAAATGGGGAAATTTTGAAAACTATGACTTTGGTAAAGACAATATTAGAGAAGTTTTTGAAAAATATGACATAGATGGTGTTATTCACTTTGCTGCTTTTTCATCAGTAGCAGAATCAGTTGAATTTCCTCAAAAATATTTAAAAAATAATTACAAAAACACATTAAATCTCTTAAAAATAATGAGAGAATTTAATGTGGATAAATTTATTCTTTCATCTACAGCTGCTGTTTATGGAAATCCTGAACAGATTCCTATTACTGAAGATACAGAACTAAAACCAATCAATCCTTATGGGCATTCCAAATTCATCACTGAAAAGGCTCTTCAAAGAGAAGCTGATAAAGGTGATTTTAATTATGTATCTTTAAGGTACTTCAATGCCGCCGGAGCTGACTTTGATGGTGAGATAGGGGAACTGCATGATCCTGAAACTCATTTGATTCCTCTGGTTTTAGATGCGGCAATTGGAAAAAGGGACAGCATATCCATCTTCGGAAGCGATTACGACACTCCTGACGGAACTTGCATCCGTGATTATATTCACGTAAATGACCTGGCGGATGCACATATCAAGGCATATGAATATCTGTGCAATGAAAATGAGTCCAATATCTTCAATCTTGGAAATGGTCAGGGATATTCCGTCCGTGAAGTCATAGACATGTGCAAAAAGGTCACAAAATGTGATTTTGAAGTCAAGATGGATGAACGCCGTGAAGGAGATCCGGCAATTTTGATAGCGGATTCAACTAAAATCCACGAAAAATTAGGATGGACTCCTCAATACGATTTACAGCAGATTGTAGAGTCCGCTTGGAAATGGCATAAAAAAATGAATGTAATTTAGGTAATTTTCATGGAAAATGAAAATTTTGAATCAAAAATTGATGTTCGAATAATTGTTCAGGGTTTGGATATTGCTCAGCTGGTTTCAAAGGCTGTTAACAATATTCAGCTTGAACAGGATTACAATATTATTGTTTCATCTATAATTCCAACTACTGAATTGAGCATAGTCAAAAAAGTGGCTAGCGGTGCTGATATCTTGCTCATTGGCGGTTATGGTCATGATGAAACATATAATATTCTTTTCAATGAATTGAAAACTGATTTTAATCATGTTGGATTATTTGATTATAACAATATAATTATTGAAGATGAATCCATTGATTTCAGACTTGCTGAAAAGGAAATATTAAATTCAATAATTAAATCAACATTATCTTATTCTTTAAATTTAATTAACATCCACACTTTAGAAAATAAATTAATGAAAGTAACTCATAATTACAATAATTTACTCGATGATTATAATAAACTCATTAAGGAAAATGAGGTTTTATCCCAGGAGAATAACGAACTGAGGGAAGATATTGATGGGATTAAATCTGATTTTTCAGCATTCAAATTAAGATATGAGGATATTTATTCAAAAGAAATTTTAGAAATTTTTAATCTTGAAGAACTTTGGCAGGAAACTTTCAGACAGGATTTGGAGGATTATTCAAGAATTGTCATAGCTACAGACAAGTTCAGGCCTGAAAACATTATCGTAGGTCAAAACTACATTGCGGCTCAAAGCAAACCAAAAGCTGTTGAATGGCTGAATATTGTTAGAACCGCATTAATATTCGTAGATGATAATTCTGAAGATTTAAAAAAGGATTTAAATAATATTGAAGAAGAAAAAGTTCCAGAAGTTAGAGATTCATATGAGGATATTTCAAACAATTTTGAAAATTTCTGGGATTAAACATTATAATTTTATACTAGTTTTTAGATAACTATTATTATACTATTTTATAGGGAGTTTACAAATGCAAGGTGAGATGGAAGACAAATGCGGTATTGTTGGAATTCATTGTTCAGATAATTCTAAAAATGTTGCATCATTTGTTTATTATTGTTTGTATGCTTTACAGCACAGAGGTCAAGAATCAGCAGGAATTGCTACTTTTAATCCGGAAAATGGTTTAAATTTCTATTGCGGTATGGGTTTAATAACTGATGTATTTAAAGATGAAAAAATCCACAGTTTACAGGGCAGTATGGCAATAGGTCATGTAAGATACTCAACTACTGGTCAGTCAAAATTAGAAAATTCACAACCTTTTGTAACTGATTTTGGTGACGGATTTATTGCAATGGCTCATAACGGAGATATCGTTAATTCCGAAGAGTTAAAAAATGAACTCATTGATGAAGGATTCTATTTCAAGTCAGATAGTGATTCTGAAGTGATTTGTTATTTGCTTAAAAAAGAGCATTATGACAATGGTAAAAATGTTATTGAAGCTATTGAAGCTGTATGTAAGAGACTTGTAGGATCATATGCATTGACAATTTTGGTTGATGGTGAACTGTATGGAGTAAGAGACCCTATGGGAATCAAACCTCTTGCCGTTGCAAAAAGAGATGATGAATTCATTTTAGCATCAGAAACCGTTGCTTTTGATGTTATCAATGCACAATACATTAGAGATATTGTTCCTGGAGAAGTAGTTTACTTTAAAAATGATGAGATTAACTCCCACATGCTGGAAAGTGCTGGAAAATGCAAACTTTCACACTGTATGTTTGAATATGTTTACTTTGCAAGGCCTGACAGTACAATCGACGGAATCAATGTTTATCAAACAAGGATGAATATTGGACGTCAATTGCATAAGCTGTATCCAATCGATGCAGATGTTGTCATTCCTGTTCCGGATTCTTCCATTCCTGCAGCTATAGGTTATTCCAGAGCTTCCGGAATTCCGTATGGTGAAGGATTGATAAAAAATAGGTATGTTGGAAGAACATTCATCATGCCGACACAGGAAGAAAGGGAACTTGCCGTCAGACTCAAGTTAAATCCTATAAAGGAAGCCATCAAAGGCAAAAAAATTATTCTAATTGATGACAGTATTGTAAGAGGAACCACTTCAAAACAATTGCTCGACCTTGTAAAAGAAGCGGAACCTGCAGAAATTCACTTTTTAGTTGGATGCCCTCCTGTAGTTGCTCCATGTTACTATGGTGTTGCGATGGCAACCAAAAAGGAATTGATTGCTGCAAATTATTCTGTTGAGGAAATTCAGGAGCAATTGAACATTGACTCTTTAGGATACATTACATTACCTGCTTTGGTTGATGCAATTGGAATGGATAAGGACGACCTATGTTTAGGTTGTCTGAATGAAGATTATCCTACAGAAATTCCTGAAGGTCTTGAAGCTGAAACCTACTACAAGCCTTAAAAGATTCTTATGGTTGAATTATTAGCTCCTGCAGGAAATTTTATTTCCCTTCGCGCAGTCTTGGAAAATGGGGCAGATGCAGTTTACTTTGGCCTGGATGATTATAACATGAGGGCCAATGCTAAAAACTTTTCTTTAGATGATTTAAGTCAAGTGTCTAAAATTGCTGGCGAATATGGAGCTAAAACTTATTTATGTACAAATATTATTTTAAATGAACGTTTGGCAAGTGAACTTCAAAATAATCTTGAAGCTATTTCAGAAAGTGAAATAGACGGACTTATTTTATCTGACATTGGCTTAATTGAAGATACCGTTTCAAATGGCCTTGAAGCTCACGTAAGCGTTCAGGAAAATGTTACTAATTCTTATACATTAAAGACCCTTAAAAAATTGGGGGCGAAAAGAGCTATCCTTTCAAGGGAATTATCTCTTGATGAAATTACAGACATTACCAGAAAATCACCAATTGAAACTGAAATTTTTATTCACGGTGCAATTTGCATGGCAATTTCAGGAAGATGCTTTTTAAGTTATGGCCTGTATGGAAGAAGTGCAAATTGCGGTGATTGCTTGCAGCCTTGCCGTAAAAACTGGACATTGACATACGAGGAAGGTGATGACAATGTCATTAACTTTAGTGATGTTGATGAGGAGAAGTTCATTATTACAGGAAGTGATGATGGAAGCTATAGAACTAATTTTTTCTCTCCAAAAGACATGTGCATGATTGAATACATTCCCCAGTTAATGGAAAGTGGAGTTGCATCATTTAAGATTGAAGGAAGGGCAAGAAGTCCTGATTATGGTGCAATGGTAACTGGAATTTACCGCCAGGCCATTGACAATTATGAAAAGGATCCTCTGGGGTATGAAGTCAAGGATGAATGGATGGAAGAGCTTTCAAGTGTATTCAATCGTGGATTCGATACAAACTTTTATTTTTCAACACCTTTCGAGACAAGTGATGACAATCAGTCAAAATATATTAAAAAGGACATAGGGCAGGTGGTTAACTATTACAGTAAAGTAAATGCTGCCGAGTTGAGAATTTGGGACGATTTAAAAATTGGGGATAAGATTATTATCCAGGGAAAAACAACAGGTTCCATTACTCACACAATAGATTCCATGCAGATTGAAGGCTGTCCTGTGGATAATGTTGAAAAGGGTTGCAATGTAGCCATTGCTTTACCTTCAAAGGTCAGGCAAAACGATTTTGTATATAAGCTGATTGAAAGGGAATGACTATGTTAATCTGATATTTATTTTTGTATAATCTCATAGTAATATTGAAAAAAATTATATAGGTAATAAATTTTATAATATATTTAAAAAGGAGGTATTCTTATTTTTAGTCCAGACATTGTTTATGAGCATGATAATTTTGTCCTTGAAAGATTTGAATTTGAAAACGGAACAATACTTGAGGATGTTAATGTAGAGTATATTGCAAAAGGCATCCCCAAATATGATGATGAGGGCAAAATCACTAATGCTATTATTGTATGTCACAAGTATGATGGAAATGCCTCTTCACTTGATGATTTGTATGAATTTACCTGTGAAGGAGGTGTTTTTGATTTCCATAAGTATTTTATCATATCAATTTCCTCCTTGGGAACTCCCGGTTCATGCAGTCCTTCCACTACAGGTTTGAGATACAGATTTCCTAAATATTCATTCAAAGATAAGGTAAACTTCAAAAGGCAGGTCCTGAAAGAGAAGTTCAATATTGACCATGTTAAAGGTTTTTTTGGAACTGGAATGGGTGGTTATGAAGTATATATGTGGGCCTGCGAATATCCTGATGAGATGGATTTTATTATTCTTATGAACAGCTCCTATAAAACAAGCGGATATAGATATGCAGTTGCCAGGGGAATCGAAAGTATTATCGAAGCTACTGATGATTTTTACAAGGATGTTTATAATGATTCATTGTCAAGAACAATGGTTTCAATCAATAAGATGTTGTATTCCAATTATTTTTCAAAAAGGTCCTTTCAGAAAATGACCAATGATGAAATTGATGTTTTGATGGATGATCATGCTGAAGAAAAACTGTTCATGGATATCTATGACTTCAAGTTGCAGAACGATTCCATCCTTAATTATGATCTGGAAGATAAGTTATCAAATATCAAAGCAAAGACTTTAGTCATAGCTCCTAAGGATGATTTGTACTTTTCTAAAGAATTTGATATATTGCCTTTGAAGGATTTGATTGCTGATTGTGAAATACAAATTTTTGATTTGTCTGATGAGTATTATGAAGGAAACATTGATTTTGCTGAATTTAGCAATATTCTTTATGGATTCTTGAAGAATTTTGACTGAATTATTTTTTCATAGCGATTTTCTAAAAATATAATATTGATGTTGACAAATATATTTACATACTTCTTAATTGAAATTATGAGAGAATTTTATGATTAAAAAAATAGCTATTTATGGAAAAGGCGGTATTGGAAAAAGCACTACCGTCGCCAATTTGTCTGCCATATGGGGCAGTGATGATTTGAACTGTCTGGTGATAGGATGTGACCCGAAAGCGGACACTACACGTACGTTATATGGCTCTAGAATTCCAACCATAGTCAACACTATAAAAAACAATAAGAATTACACAAGAGATGATCTGGTTTTTAAAGGATTTAAAGATATTTTATGTGTTGAAAGCGGAGGACCGGAACCTGGTGTCGGCTGTGCTGGACGTGGTGTAATTGTAGCTATGAAAAGACTTGAAAAACTGGGCATTTTTGAAGAAGACCTTGATGTTGTCGTATATGATGTGCTGGGTGATGTTGTCTGCGGAGGTTTTTCAGTGCCGCTTCGTGAAAAATATGCTGATGAGGTTCTGATTGTTACTTCAGGAGAATACATGTCCCTTTATGCTGCAAACAATATTGTCCGTGGTGTGAAAAAACTTAAGGGTAACTTGAGTGGAATTGTATGCAACTGCAGAAACGTCGACAATGAAGAGCAGATGGTTTCAGACTTTGCAGAAAGGATAGGAACACATGTAATTGGCACAATCCATAGAAGCAATTTAATTCAGGATGCTGAATTAGATGCAAAAACTGTTGTGGAAAAATATCCTGAAAGTGATGAAGCACAGGAATACCGCAAGCTTGCTTCAAGCATTATGGCCAATGAAAGAATTGCCACTCCGGAACCTATGAGTGATGAGGAATTTGAAGAATTCTTCAGGTCTTATCTGTAAAGATGTATTACTCAACTAATTATTCATCGCCCATTGGCGAAATGTTAATTGCAAGTGACGGTGAAGCTATTTGCGGGACATGGTTTTTTGGCCAGAAACATTTTCCGTCATCTGAAAATCTGATTAGAAATGATAATCTGGCTGTTTTTGATGATGTTAAAAAATGGTTTGATGACTATTTCAATGGTCTGAATCCTGAAATTAATTTCAATCTAAATCCTAGAGGCACGGATTTCAGGCTGAAGGTCTGGAGGATATTGCGAGATATTCCTTATGGCAAAACAATGACATACGGTGAAATTGCTCAAAAGATATCTCCAACAATGTCTGCCCAGGCTGTAGGGGGAGCTGTAAGTCATAATCCGATTGCAGTTATAATACCATGCCACAGGGTTTTGGGAAGCAATGGGAAATTAACAGGTTATGCAGGTGGACTCAGGAGAAAAATTCAGTTGCTGAATCTTGAGCATGGGCAATTTTAATTTCATTGTAAAATTTAGAATAAATATTTAAATAGTTTTTTAAATAGACTCTTTTTAACGGAGGTTTAAAATTGAATT carries:
- a CDS encoding 4Fe-4S binding protein, with amino-acid sequence MIVKDWCSFCGECAGVCPRNLIQVREYSLVFNDDDCKDCDTCIKACPIDALEKEE
- a CDS encoding peptidase U32 family protein, with product MVELLAPAGNFISLRAVLENGADAVYFGLDDYNMRANAKNFSLDDLSQVSKIAGEYGAKTYLCTNIILNERLASELQNNLEAISESEIDGLILSDIGLIEDTVSNGLEAHVSVQENVTNSYTLKTLKKLGAKRAILSRELSLDEITDITRKSPIETEIFIHGAICMAISGRCFLSYGLYGRSANCGDCLQPCRKNWTLTYEEGDDNVINFSDVDEEKFIITGSDDGSYRTNFFSPKDMCMIEYIPQLMESGVASFKIEGRARSPDYGAMVTGIYRQAIDNYEKDPLGYEVKDEWMEELSSVFNRGFDTNFYFSTPFETSDDNQSKYIKKDIGQVVNYYSKVNAAELRIWDDLKIGDKIIIQGKTTGSITHTIDSMQIEGCPVDNVEKGCNVAIALPSKVRQNDFVYKLIERE
- a CDS encoding NAD(P)/FAD-dependent oxidoreductase, which codes for MIETDVIVVGSGPAGSSAAKHAALGGAKVILMDKKSEIGSPKRCAEGVSIQGLEKLGIEPSPRWVTQEIQGVRLVAPDSTDIWLTKDEVQLPEAGYILERKVFDKHMAMDAARAGAEIKIKTLVTGIEKIDNGYIVETECMGEKIDYKCKILIAADGPEGHVARWAGLRPAAKAKEMESGVQYEMCNVEFERPGVIEFYFGSVAPGGYVWIFPKGDDIANVGLAILPHKAEKTAKEYLDDFIAKCPYTKNAQAVELNVGGDPVGGMTKKLYDDNIMVVGDAAGQVNPLTGGGIISGMTGGMCAGQVAAQAIKEDCSKKFLKQYDKMAHEELDHEIKRYKKVQEYLLTLSDEELDSIAHAFENESFEKISTTEIVKKLIKISPKALLKLGKFV
- the cfbC gene encoding Ni-sirohydrochlorin a,c-diamide reductive cyclase ATP-dependent reductase subunit: MIKKIAIYGKGGIGKSTTVANLSAIWGSDDLNCLVIGCDPKADTTRTLYGSRIPTIVNTIKNNKNYTRDDLVFKGFKDILCVESGGPEPGVGCAGRGVIVAMKRLEKLGIFEEDLDVVVYDVLGDVVCGGFSVPLREKYADEVLIVTSGEYMSLYAANNIVRGVKKLKGNLSGIVCNCRNVDNEEQMVSDFAERIGTHVIGTIHRSNLIQDAELDAKTVVEKYPESDEAQEYRKLASSIMANERIATPEPMSDEEFEEFFRSYL
- a CDS encoding alpha/beta fold hydrolase — its product is MYEFTCEGGVFDFHKYFIISISSLGTPGSCSPSTTGLRYRFPKYSFKDKVNFKRQVLKEKFNIDHVKGFFGTGMGGYEVYMWACEYPDEMDFIILMNSSYKTSGYRYAVARGIESIIEATDDFYKDVYNDSLSRTMVSINKMLYSNYFSKRSFQKMTNDEIDVLMDDHAEEKLFMDIYDFKLQNDSILNYDLEDKLSNIKAKTLVIAPKDDLYFSKEFDILPLKDLIADCEIQIFDLSDEYYEGNIDFAEFSNILYGFLKNFD
- the galE gene encoding UDP-glucose 4-epimerase GalE, with amino-acid sequence MILVTGGAGYIGSHTNKALHNAGYDTVIVDNLCKGYENFVKWGNFENYDFGKDNIREVFEKYDIDGVIHFAAFSSVAESVEFPQKYLKNNYKNTLNLLKIMREFNVDKFILSSTAAVYGNPEQIPITEDTELKPINPYGHSKFITEKALQREADKGDFNYVSLRYFNAAGADFDGEIGELHDPETHLIPLVLDAAIGKRDSISIFGSDYDTPDGTCIRDYIHVNDLADAHIKAYEYLCNENESNIFNLGNGQGYSVREVIDMCKKVTKCDFEVKMDERREGDPAILIADSTKIHEKLGWTPQYDLQQIVESAWKWHKKMNVI
- the purF gene encoding amidophosphoribosyltransferase, which codes for MQGEMEDKCGIVGIHCSDNSKNVASFVYYCLYALQHRGQESAGIATFNPENGLNFYCGMGLITDVFKDEKIHSLQGSMAIGHVRYSTTGQSKLENSQPFVTDFGDGFIAMAHNGDIVNSEELKNELIDEGFYFKSDSDSEVICYLLKKEHYDNGKNVIEAIEAVCKRLVGSYALTILVDGELYGVRDPMGIKPLAVAKRDDEFILASETVAFDVINAQYIRDIVPGEVVYFKNDEINSHMLESAGKCKLSHCMFEYVYFARPDSTIDGINVYQTRMNIGRQLHKLYPIDADVVIPVPDSSIPAAIGYSRASGIPYGEGLIKNRYVGRTFIMPTQEERELAVRLKLNPIKEAIKGKKIILIDDSIVRGTTSKQLLDLVKEAEPAEIHFLVGCPPVVAPCYYGVAMATKKELIAANYSVEEIQEQLNIDSLGYITLPALVDAIGMDKDDLCLGCLNEDYPTEIPEGLEAETYYKP
- a CDS encoding methylated-DNA--[protein]-cysteine S-methyltransferase, with the translated sequence MYYSTNYSSPIGEMLIASDGEAICGTWFFGQKHFPSSENLIRNDNLAVFDDVKKWFDDYFNGLNPEINFNLNPRGTDFRLKVWRILRDIPYGKTMTYGEIAQKISPTMSAQAVGGAVSHNPIAVIIPCHRVLGSNGKLTGYAGGLRRKIQLLNLEHGQF
- a CDS encoding universal stress protein — protein: MFNVIMLPVDGSEYGDKAAAVAIDLAKKYSARIAAVHVLEEFSFNSYDSEEDSGDEILAKITEKASEVGVEVTEHLLTADPLRDMKFIVEQTRADLVVIHAHGANNNRFVSFEENNVSDTQIGSVSERLLRTSNVPVLLIK